A single Triticum dicoccoides isolate Atlit2015 ecotype Zavitan chromosome 2A, WEW_v2.0, whole genome shotgun sequence DNA region contains:
- the LOC119353481 gene encoding aspartyl protease AED3-like: protein MAGRLVLSVVVTLLAAAGAAAAESSCPATPPDAGATLQVSHAFGPCSPLGNAAAAPSWAGFLADQSSRDASRLLYLDSLAVAGRAYAPIASGRQLLQTPTYVVRARLGTPPQQLLLAVDTSNDAAWIPCSGCAGCPTTTPFKPAASTSYRAVPCGSPACSRAPNPSCSLNTKSCGFSLTYADSSLEAALSQDSLAVANDVVKSYTFGCLQKATGTAAPPQGLLGLGRGPLSFLSQTKDMYEGTFSYCLPSFKSLNFSGTLRLGRKGQPLRIKTTPLLVNPHRSSLYYVGMTGIRVGKKVVPIPPSALAFDPATGAGTVLDSGTMFTRLVAPAYVAVRDEVRHRIRGAPLSSLGGFDTCYNTTVKWPPVTFMFTGMQVTLPADNLVIHSTYGTTSCLAMAAAPDGVNTVLNVIASMQQQNHRVLFDVPNGRVGFAREQCTAA from the coding sequence ATGGCGGGTAGGTTAGTTCTGTCGGTGGTGGTGACTCTGCTAGCTGCGGCCGGGGCAGCCGCGGCGGAGTCGTCGTGCCCGGCGACGCCGCCGGACGCGGGGGCGACGCTGCAGGTGTCGCACGCGTTCGGGCCGTGCTCGCCGCTGGGAAACGCGGCCGCAGCGCCGTCGTGGGCGGGGTTCCTCGCGGACCAGTCCTCCCGGGACGCGTCGCGGCTGCTGTACCTCGACTCCCTCGCCGTGGCCGGGCGCGCGTACGCGCCGATCGCGTCCGGGCGGCAGCTGCTGCAGACGCCGACGTACGTGGTGCGCGCGCGCCTCGGCACCCCGCCGCAGCAGCTCCTGCTCGCCGTCGACACCAGCAACGACGCCGCGTGGATCCCCTGCTCCGGCTGCGCGGGCTGCCCCACCACCACGCCCTTCAAGCCAGCCGCGTCCACCTCGTACCGCGCCGTGCCGTGCGGCTCGCCGGCGTGCTCGCGGGCGCCGAACCCGTCCTGCTCGCTCAACACCAAGTCCTGCGGGTTCAGCCTCACCTACGCCGACTCCTCGCTGGAGGCCGCGCTGTCCCAGGACTCCCTCGCCGTCGCCAACGACGTCGTGAAGAGCTACACCTTCGGATGTCTCCAGAAGGCCACCGGCACGGCGGCGCCGCCGCAGGGCCTCCTCGGGCTCGGCCGCGGGCCGCTGTCGTTCCTGTCGCAGACCAAGGACATGTACGAGGGCACCTTCTCCTACTGCCTCCCGAGCTTCAAGTCCCTCAACTTCTCCGGCACGCTCAGGCTCGGCCGCAAGGGCCAACCGCTGCGCATCAAGACGACGCCGCTGCTCGTCAACCCGCACCGCTCCTCGCTCTACTACGTGGGCATGACCGGCATCCGCGTGGGCAAGAAGGTGGTGCCCATCCCGCCCTCCGCGCTGGCGTTCGACCCGGCGACGGGCGCCGGCACGGTGCTCGACTCCGGGACGATGTTCACCAGGCTGGTGGCGCCGGCGTACGTGGCGGTGCGCGACGAGGTCCGCCACCGCATCCGCGGCGCCCCGCTCTCTTCCCTCGGCGGGTTCGACACGTGCTACAACACGACGGTGAAGTGGCCGCCGGTCACGTTCATGTTCACCGGCATGCAGGTGACGCTGCCGGCGGACAACCTGGTGATCCACAGCACGTACGGCACCACCAGCTGCCTGGCCATGGCGGCGGCCCCCGACGGCGTGAACACGGTGCTCAACGTCATCGCGAGCATGCAGCAGCAGAACCACCGCGTCCTGTTCGACGTGCCCAACGGCCGCGTCGGCTTCGCCCGCGAGCAGTGCACCGCGGCTTGA